TTTGTCTCTATCTAATTGTCATCTAAACAAATTATCTCAACACACTTTCCTGTTACCAATTTCACTATACGAGTTGAAAGTATGAGAAAATCGAATAacatatagaaaagaaaatcattaattaaaggttttaaaattttggattagAGATGGtgttataatcttttatatggTTGACTTATGATTTATGGGTGATGAATCTCTTTATTATATTCCTTTAGGATATTAAGAATCCAAATGTAAgttgaaaatttaagaaaattaaacaatataattttaaggGTCTTTTTGTTGAAGACGGTGATATAATCTTTCACTGGTTGACTCATGGTTCATTAGATTTAATCTTCTCAGTACATCTCTTCCTAGAAATAGTCCAATGATAATATCAAAAGCATTAATTTGTCTTGATAACTACAGTTAAATGGAGACAAACATGTCTCATTGTGGTAAACCTCGAGTCAGTGTGTTGAGACAATGTATTTTAGTGATCAAAAGGAGATAAGGTATGTCTTGTTTGAGTAAAACCTGtggtaaaaatataattcacaCTTGAGGGAGGGACTCTTAAAAATACGAATATATGAGttgaaaatttaagaaagttGATGAGTATAAAGAATTGTAAATGCAACATTAAGATTTTGTGATTTTGTGTTGGAAATGGTGTCATGATTTCAAATATGTTATTAGTGTGAATGTCTCTTCCCTAAAAGGTATAGTACCTAACAAGATGATGGTGTTGGTGCTGCtgatagtttttttaaatttgtagtCCTGTATGAATTTTATGTTGTTGTCATTTGTTGCATTAAAGTGTGTTGAGTTGTAATGTAATGGTGGTATCAGGTAGCTGTTATTGCACCCAACATTCCAGCCTTCTATGAAGCTCATTTTGGAATTCCAATGGCAGGAGCGGTGTTGAATGCAGTTAACATTCGTCTAAACGCTCCAGCAATAGCTTTTCTCCTTGCTCATTCATCGGCAGCAGCAGTGATCGTGGACCAAGAGTTCTTTTCCGTGGCAGAAGAATCCTTGAAAATCTGGTCGGAGAACAGCAAAAGCTTTAAGGCACCTATTTTAGTTGTGATTGGTGACGAAAACTGCCACCCCAAGGTTCTGAAACACTGTGTATCAAGAGGAGCCGTTGAGTATGAGAGATTTCTGGAAGGTGGGGATCCTGAATTCAAGTGGAAGGCTCCTCGGGATGAGTGGCAAAGCATTGCTGTTGGTTACACGTCTGGTACCACTGCTAGTCCTAAGGGTGTGGTGTTACACCACCGAGGGGCGTATCTCATGTCTCTCAGTGCAGCTCTTAACTGGGGAATGAGTGAAGGTGCTGTATTTCTGTGGACACTTCCCATGTTTCATTGCAATGGCTGGTGCTATCCTTGGACACTTGCTGCTTTTTGTGGGACAAACATTTGTATGAGACAGGTAAATTTGTTTCAGTGATCATGTTTGGGTTAAACTTGAGCATACATTCTCACTCACTCACCTTTGCTTTTGCATTAACAAAGGTAACAGCTAAGGCAATATATGCAGCCATTGCCAAGTACAAAGTGACTCATTTTTGTGCAGCACCGGTGGTTCTTAACTCAATAGTGAATGCCTCGCCGGAAGAAGTGATCCTTCCTCTACCCCATGTTGTAGAGGTGAACACAGCCGGTGCTGCTCCTCCTCCGTCTGTGATTGCTGAAATGTCTGAAAAAGGATTTCGTGTGACTCACACATACGGTCTCTCAGAAACATATGGCCCCTCCACCATATGTGCTCGGAAGCCAGAGTGGGAATCACTTCCTGTTGAACAGCTAGCCCGGCTGAGCGCAAGGCAAGGGGTGCGGTACATTGCCTTGGAAGGATTAGAAGTTATGAACCCAAAAACCATGGAACCTGTTCCTGCCGATGGTGCGAGTGTAGGTGAGATTATGATGAGGGGCAATGCTGTGATGAAAGGGTATCTGAAGAACCCGAAAGCGAATAAGGATGCGTTTGCAAATGGGTGGTTTCATTCTGGCGATCTGGGTGTGAAGCATAAAGATGGATACATAGAAATAAAAGACAGGTCAAAGGACATCATAATCTCCGGTGGTGAAAACATTAGCAGCGTGGAAATAGAGAATGTTCTGTTCTCTCATCCTGCGATACTAGAGGCATCGGTGGTGGCAAGGCCAGATGAGAAGTGGGGTGAGTCACCTTGTGCGTTTGTGACTCTAAAGGGAGGCGTGGATGGTAGGAATGAGCAACGTTTGATTGAAGACATAGTTAAATTCTGCAGGTCACACATGCCTGCTTATTGGGTTCCAAAATCGGTTGTGTTTGGACCATTGCCGAAGACAGCTACTGGGAAGACACAGAAGCCGTTGCTCAGGGCAAAGGCTAAGGAGATGGGGCCTTTAAGGAAGAGCAAGTTGTAACCATCTCACATCATGCTTCTCCTTCTTGCTCTAACGTTTGCCTACCATTATTTTTGCTGTTTCTTATTCATAACTACAATAACATTCCATTGAATACATTTTAATTCCTTTTAGAcatagtatatatattttttatttctaaacttgtaaaataattaatata
Above is a genomic segment from Vigna radiata var. radiata cultivar VC1973A chromosome 10, Vradiata_ver6, whole genome shotgun sequence containing:
- the LOC106775629 gene encoding acetate/butyrate--CoA ligase AAE7, peroxisomal-like, encoding MGEDRDIDDLPKNDANHTALTPLWFLERAALVHPTRRSIVHGSRHYTWLQTYQRCRRFASALSNHSIGLANTVAVIAPNIPAFYEAHFGIPMAGAVLNAVNIRLNAPAIAFLLAHSSAAAVIVDQEFFSVAEESLKIWSENSKSFKAPILVVIGDENCHPKVLKHCVSRGAVEYERFLEGGDPEFKWKAPRDEWQSIAVGYTSGTTASPKGVVLHHRGAYLMSLSAALNWGMSEGAVFLWTLPMFHCNGWCYPWTLAAFCGTNICMRQVTAKAIYAAIAKYKVTHFCAAPVVLNSIVNASPEEVILPLPHVVEVNTAGAAPPPSVIAEMSEKGFRVTHTYGLSETYGPSTICARKPEWESLPVEQLARLSARQGVRYIALEGLEVMNPKTMEPVPADGASVGEIMMRGNAVMKGYLKNPKANKDAFANGWFHSGDLGVKHKDGYIEIKDRSKDIIISGGENISSVEIENVLFSHPAILEASVVARPDEKWGESPCAFVTLKGGVDGRNEQRLIEDIVKFCRSHMPAYWVPKSVVFGPLPKTATGKTQKPLLRAKAKEMGPLRKSKL